One Spinacia oleracea cultivar Varoflay chromosome 4, BTI_SOV_V1, whole genome shotgun sequence DNA segment encodes these proteins:
- the LOC110799311 gene encoding 60S ribosomal protein L28-2, with translation MTTVPGALIWEIVKKNNCFLVKEFGNGSAKVQFSKESNNLYNRHSYKYSGIANPKTVSVQAGGKDSVVLTTTKTRKQNKPGSMQHKSTMKKDFSRMVKAVENQVADNYYRPDLKKAALARLSIVNRSLQVAKSGVKKRNRQPPKLRGRK, from the exons ATGACTACAGTACCAGGAGCATTGATATGGGAGATAGTGAAGAAGAACAACTGCTTTTTGGTGAAGGAGTTTGGGAATGGATCTGCTAAAGTTCAATTTAGCAAGGAGAGCAACAATCTTTACAACAGACACTCCTACAAGTATTCTG GGATTGCAAACCCCAAGACTGTATCTGTTCAAGCAGGAGGCAAAGACTCAGTAGTGCTTACTACAACAAAGACCAGGAAGCAGAACAAGCCTGGAAGTATGCAACACAAGTCTACAATGAAGAAAGATTTCAGTAGGATGGTCAAGGCTGTTGAGAACCAG GTCGCTGACAATTACTACAGGCCTGACTTGAAGAAAGCTGCCCTAGCTAGGCTGAGCATTGTGAACAGAAGCCTTCAAGTTGCCAAGTCTGGTGTTAAGAAGAGGAACAGGCAGCCACCTAAGCTCCGTGGCAGGAAGTGA